In the Gossypium arboreum isolate Shixiya-1 chromosome 10, ASM2569848v2, whole genome shotgun sequence genome, one interval contains:
- the LOC108464193 gene encoding elongator complex protein 1 isoform X1, which translates to MKNLKLYSEITSNLQLQSEGEVLLFSAYDIERNRFFFASSYNLIYTLHLSSLQNERAWTKGPLQAEIDPLDLEPEDVITSFDYLMEKEALIVGTSNGLLLLHNVDGKETEVVGRVEGGVKCISPSPDGDLLGVTTGLGQLLVMTHDWDLLYETALEDQPDGVDVSEPKFPSGEMFGSPITWRGDGKYFATLSEVLNSSSKRLKVWERDGGAVHASSEPKELMGSILDWMPSGAKIAAVCDRKAQNEGPSIVFFERNGLERSSFLIGEPIDATVELLKWNCSSDLLAAVVRCGNYDSVKIWFFSNNHWYLKHEIKYSRKDGVRFMWDPTKSQQLICWSLDGQVTVYKFFWVTAVTDESNALVIDGSKILVTPLPLFLMPPPMYLFSLNFPSAVREVAFYSMNGKNCLAALLSNGCLCVAELPTPDTWESLEGKEISVEPCASATPLGSFVHLIWLDPHVLLAVSHHGFNHSNCYFQPSSNEDRLLGFYLQEIELSCSEDNVPGLLTCSGWHAKVSYRNLLEGLVVGVAPNPAKRSSAFVQFDGGEVFEYTSKLGINKLDFKHDELRFSSSCPWMNVVLVGVTEPSKLLLFGLDDMGRLHVGRKILCSNCSSFSFYSNLSDNVITHLILATKQDLLFIVDIGDILHGELELTCENFIHVGNKRREEENINFINIWERGAKIVGVLHGDEAAVILQTNRGNLECIYPRKLVLASIVNALNQRRFRDALLMVRRHRIDFNVIVDYCGLQVFIQLASEFVKQVKNLSYITDFVCAIKHENVTEKLYKMFLSPPSCKEQKDLLTNDFKGSDASLDANNKVSLVLLAIRRALDEQVPESPARELCILTTLARSDPPALEEALERVKVIREMELSGSDDPRQVNCPSAEEALKHLLWLSDPEAVFEAALGLYDLNLAAIVALNSQRDPKEFLPFLQELERMPDLLMRYNIDLRLHRFEKALKHIVSAGDSHFFDCMNLMKKNPQLFPLGLQLITDNTKRGQVLEAWGDHLSDEKCFEDAAATYLCCTNLQKALKAYRECGNWSGMLTVAGLMKLEKNEVLQLAHELSEELQALGKPGEAAKIALEYCGAINGGINLLISARDWEEALRVAFLHSREDLVSVVKSAALECASSLIDEYKEGLEKVGKYLARYLAVRQRRLLLAAKLQSEERSINDLDDDTASEASSTFSGMSVYTKGTRKSFAASTASTTASGARDTRRQRSRGKIRPGSPGEEMALVEHLKGMSLTAGAKQELKSLLVSLVMLGEEETARKVQHVGENFQLSHLAAVRLAEDTLSDDTINEHGHTLERYLQKVKTELKDSDAFSWRCRVFFSP; encoded by the exons ATGAAAAATCTGAAGCTTTATTCCGAGATTACATCGAATCTTCAGTTACAATCAGAAGGCGAAGTATTACTGTTCTCTGCTTATGACATTGAAAGAAATCGCTTCTTCTTTGCTTCTTCGTATAATCTTATTTACACACTCCATCTTTCTTCTCTCCAA AATGAGCGAGCATGGACGAAAGGTCCTTTACAAGCAGAAATTGATCCATTGGATTTGGAGCCTGAGGATGTCATTACCTCCTTTGATTATCTTATGGAGAAAGAAGCATTGATAGTGGGCACTTCTAATGGGCTGTTACTGCTGCATAACGTGGATGGAAAGGAAACGGAAGTTGTTGGTCGAGTTGAAGGTGGAGTCAAGTGCATTTCGCCTAGTCCTGATGGAGACTTGCTAGGTGTAACTACTGGCTTAGGGCAACTACTGGTGATGACTCATGATTGGGATTTGTTGTACGAGACTGCTTTGGAGGACCAACCCGATGGAGTTGACGTAA GTGAACCAAAATTTCCATCTGGAGAAATGTTTGGCAGCCCCATCACATGGAGAGGTGATGGGAAGTACTTTGCCACTCTAAGTGAGGTGTTGAATTCTTCGAGTAAGAGGCTAAAAGTCTGGGAACGGGATGGTGGAGCTGTACATGCTTCCTCTGAACCAAAGGAATTAATGGGGTCTATTCTGGACTGGATGCCTAGTGGAGCAAAGATTGCTGCCGTTTGTGACAGGAAGGCACAGAACGAAGGTCCATCAATAGTTTTCTTTGAAAGAAATGGGTTAGAAAGAAGCTCGTTTCTCATTGGTGAACCAATTGACGCAACTGTAGAACTTCTGAAGTGGAATTGCAGTTCTGATCTTCTTGCAGCTGTTGTTAGATGTGGAAATTATGATTCTGTGAAGATCTGGTTTTTCAGCAACAATCATTGGTATCTAAAGCATGAAATCAAATACTCGAGGAAAGATGGTGTTAGATTCATGTGGGATCCAACAAAGTCACAGCAATTAATTTGTTGGTCTCTTGATGGACAAGTCACAGTTTACAAGTTCTTTTGGGTTACAGCTGTCACGGATGAATCAAACGCTTTAGTTATTGATGGCTCTAAGATACTTGTGACCCCTCTTCCTTTGTTCTTAATGCCACCTCCTATGTATTTATTCAGCCTTAATTTTCCAAGTGCCGTTCGGGAAGTGGCTTTTTATTCCATGAATGGTAAGAATTGCTTGGCTGCATTGTTATCAAATGGTTGTCTGTGTGTTGCAGAGCTTCCAACACCTGACACTTGGGAATCTCTAGAAGGTAAAGAAATTAGTGTGGAACCATGTGCATCTGCAACCCCATTGGGATCCTTTGTACATCTTATATGGCTGGATCCACACGTGCTTCTTGCTGTTTCTCATCATGGATTCAATCACAGCAATTGTTATTTCCAACCCTCTTCAAATGAGGATAGGCTTCTTGGTTTCTATTTGCAGGAGATCGAGCTCTCTTGTTCTGAAGATAATGTCCCAGGTCTACTGACATGCTCTGGTTGGCATGCAAAAGTTTCATATCGAAATTTGTTGGAAGGACTTGTAGTCGGTGTTGCTCCCAATCCTGCTAAAAGAAGCTCAGcttttgttcagtttgatggtggAGAAGTTTTTGAGTATACATCTAAGTTGGGAATTAACAAACTCGATTTTAAACATGATGAGTTAAGGTTTTCTTCATCTTGCCCCTGGATGAATGTGGTTCTAGTTGGTGTTACTGAACCATCAAAGCTTTTGCTTTTTGGTCTTGATGATATGGGTAGGCTGCACGTCGGTAGGAAAATATTATGCAGCAATTGCAGCAGTTTCTCATTTTACTCTAATTTATCTGACAATGTAATCACACATTTGATCCTTGCAACAAAACAAGATTTGCTCTTTATTGTTGACATTGGTGATAtattgcatggagaacttgaattAACATGTGAAAACTTTATCCATGTTGGTAACAAACGAAGGGAAGAGGAGAatattaacttcataaatatttggGAAAGAGGGGCCAAAATTGTTGGTGTTTTGCATGGAGATGAAGCTGCTGTTATATTGCAAACAAATCGTGGAAATCTGGAGTGCATCTATCCAAGAAAATTGGTGCTAGCCTCAATTGTCAATGCTTTGAACCAAAGACGCTTTAGGGATGCACTTCTTATGGTTAGGCGGCACAGGATTGATTTTAATGTGATTGTTGATTATTGTGGGTTGCAAGTGTTTATTCAATTAGCTTCCGAGTTTGTCAAGCAGGTAAAAAATTTGAGTTACATAACTGACTTTGTTTGTGCtattaaacatgaaaatgtgACGGAGAAACTTTACAAAATGTTTCTCTCTCCACCTAGCTGCAAGGAGCAAAAGGATCTGTTAACTAATGATTTCAAGGGTTCTGATGCTAGTTTAGATGCAAATAACAAGGTCTCATTGGTGCTTCTGGCCATAAGAAGGGCACTTGATGAACAAGTACCTGAAAGTCCTGCAAGGGAGCTCTGTATTTTGACCACTCTGGCTCGTAGTGATCCCCCTGCTCTTGAAGAGGCTTTGGAGAGGGTAAAAGTAATCCGGGAGATGGAGTTATCAGGTTCTGACGACCCAAGACAAGTAAATTGCCCTTCTGCTGAAGAAGCTCTAAAACATCTACTGTGGTTATCAGATCCAGAGGCTGTCTTTGAAGCTGCTTTAGGTCTTTATGATTTGAACCTTGCAGCTATTGTGGCTCTGAACTCTCAGCGGGACCCTAAGGAATTTCTTCCCTTTCTCCAGGAATTGGAACGTATGCCTGATCTCTTGATGCGCTATAATATTGACCTTAGGCTGCACAGGTTTGAGAAGGCTCTCAAACACATTGTATCCGCAGGTGACAGCCATTTCTTTGATTGCATGAACCTTATGAAGAAAAACCCTCAACTTTTTCCTCTAGGACTTCAGCTGATAACTGATAATACAAAAAGAGGGCAAGTACTTGAGGCTTGGGGAGATCATCTTAGTGATGAAAAATGCTTTGAAGATGCTGCTGCCACTTACTTGTGTTGCACCAATTTGCAAAAGGCTTTGAAGGCATATCGTGAATGTGGTAATTGGAGTGGCATGCTGACAGTAGCCGGGCTTATGAAGCTAGAAAAGAATGAGGTTTTGCAACTGGCTCATGAGCTTTCTGAAGAACTCCAAGCCCTTGGTAAACCTGGAGAAGCTGCCAAGATTGCTTTGGAGTACTGTGGGGCTATTAATGGTGGGATTAATTTGCTCATCAGTGCAAGGGATTGGGAAGAGGCTTTGAGGGTTGCTTTTTTGCATAGTAGAGAGGATTTAGTCTCAGTAGTGAAAAGCGCAGCACTTGAATGTGCGAGCAGCCTAATAGATGAATATAAAGAAGGGCTTGAAAAAGTGGGGAAATATTTGGCTCGCTATTTAGCTGTTCGACAGAGAAGGTTGCTGCTTGCAGCAAAGCTGCAATCGGAGGAAAGGTCGATAAATGATCTTGATGATGATACTGCTTCAGAAGCTAGTAGTACATTCAGTGGAATGAGTGTCTACACAAAAGG CACAAGAAAAAGCTTTGCTGCTTCAACTGCCTCAACCACAGCTAGCGGGGCAAGAGATACCAGACGTCAGCGAAGTAGAGGAAAAATTCGTCCTGGAAG CCCGGGCGAGGAGATGGCTCTTGTGGAACATTTGAAAGGCATGTCCCTAACAGCTGGAGCAAAGCAGGAACTGAAGTCCTTGCTGGTTTCTCTTGTAATGCTTGGCGAGGAAGAAACTGCACGGAAAGTGCAACATGTGGGAGAGAACTTTCAACTTTCTCACCTGGCTGCAGTCAGACTAGCTGAAGATACATTGTCTGATGATACCATAAATGAGCATGGACATACTTTGGAGCGTTATCTCCAGAAAGTAAAGACGGAACTTAAGGATTCAGATGCTTTTTCATGGCGCTGTCGAGTATTCTTTTCTCCTTGA
- the LOC108464193 gene encoding elongator complex protein 1 isoform X2, whose amino-acid sequence MFGSPITWRGDGKYFATLSEVLNSSSKRLKVWERDGGAVHASSEPKELMGSILDWMPSGAKIAAVCDRKAQNEGPSIVFFERNGLERSSFLIGEPIDATVELLKWNCSSDLLAAVVRCGNYDSVKIWFFSNNHWYLKHEIKYSRKDGVRFMWDPTKSQQLICWSLDGQVTVYKFFWVTAVTDESNALVIDGSKILVTPLPLFLMPPPMYLFSLNFPSAVREVAFYSMNGKNCLAALLSNGCLCVAELPTPDTWESLEGKEISVEPCASATPLGSFVHLIWLDPHVLLAVSHHGFNHSNCYFQPSSNEDRLLGFYLQEIELSCSEDNVPGLLTCSGWHAKVSYRNLLEGLVVGVAPNPAKRSSAFVQFDGGEVFEYTSKLGINKLDFKHDELRFSSSCPWMNVVLVGVTEPSKLLLFGLDDMGRLHVGRKILCSNCSSFSFYSNLSDNVITHLILATKQDLLFIVDIGDILHGELELTCENFIHVGNKRREEENINFINIWERGAKIVGVLHGDEAAVILQTNRGNLECIYPRKLVLASIVNALNQRRFRDALLMVRRHRIDFNVIVDYCGLQVFIQLASEFVKQVKNLSYITDFVCAIKHENVTEKLYKMFLSPPSCKEQKDLLTNDFKGSDASLDANNKVSLVLLAIRRALDEQVPESPARELCILTTLARSDPPALEEALERVKVIREMELSGSDDPRQVNCPSAEEALKHLLWLSDPEAVFEAALGLYDLNLAAIVALNSQRDPKEFLPFLQELERMPDLLMRYNIDLRLHRFEKALKHIVSAGDSHFFDCMNLMKKNPQLFPLGLQLITDNTKRGQVLEAWGDHLSDEKCFEDAAATYLCCTNLQKALKAYRECGNWSGMLTVAGLMKLEKNEVLQLAHELSEELQALGKPGEAAKIALEYCGAINGGINLLISARDWEEALRVAFLHSREDLVSVVKSAALECASSLIDEYKEGLEKVGKYLARYLAVRQRRLLLAAKLQSEERSINDLDDDTASEASSTFSGMSVYTKGTRKSFAASTASTTASGARDTRRQRSRGKIRPGSPGEEMALVEHLKGMSLTAGAKQELKSLLVSLVMLGEEETARKVQHVGENFQLSHLAAVRLAEDTLSDDTINEHGHTLERYLQKVKTELKDSDAFSWRCRVFFSP is encoded by the exons ATGTTTGGCAGCCCCATCACATGGAGAGGTGATGGGAAGTACTTTGCCACTCTAAGTGAGGTGTTGAATTCTTCGAGTAAGAGGCTAAAAGTCTGGGAACGGGATGGTGGAGCTGTACATGCTTCCTCTGAACCAAAGGAATTAATGGGGTCTATTCTGGACTGGATGCCTAGTGGAGCAAAGATTGCTGCCGTTTGTGACAGGAAGGCACAGAACGAAGGTCCATCAATAGTTTTCTTTGAAAGAAATGGGTTAGAAAGAAGCTCGTTTCTCATTGGTGAACCAATTGACGCAACTGTAGAACTTCTGAAGTGGAATTGCAGTTCTGATCTTCTTGCAGCTGTTGTTAGATGTGGAAATTATGATTCTGTGAAGATCTGGTTTTTCAGCAACAATCATTGGTATCTAAAGCATGAAATCAAATACTCGAGGAAAGATGGTGTTAGATTCATGTGGGATCCAACAAAGTCACAGCAATTAATTTGTTGGTCTCTTGATGGACAAGTCACAGTTTACAAGTTCTTTTGGGTTACAGCTGTCACGGATGAATCAAACGCTTTAGTTATTGATGGCTCTAAGATACTTGTGACCCCTCTTCCTTTGTTCTTAATGCCACCTCCTATGTATTTATTCAGCCTTAATTTTCCAAGTGCCGTTCGGGAAGTGGCTTTTTATTCCATGAATGGTAAGAATTGCTTGGCTGCATTGTTATCAAATGGTTGTCTGTGTGTTGCAGAGCTTCCAACACCTGACACTTGGGAATCTCTAGAAGGTAAAGAAATTAGTGTGGAACCATGTGCATCTGCAACCCCATTGGGATCCTTTGTACATCTTATATGGCTGGATCCACACGTGCTTCTTGCTGTTTCTCATCATGGATTCAATCACAGCAATTGTTATTTCCAACCCTCTTCAAATGAGGATAGGCTTCTTGGTTTCTATTTGCAGGAGATCGAGCTCTCTTGTTCTGAAGATAATGTCCCAGGTCTACTGACATGCTCTGGTTGGCATGCAAAAGTTTCATATCGAAATTTGTTGGAAGGACTTGTAGTCGGTGTTGCTCCCAATCCTGCTAAAAGAAGCTCAGcttttgttcagtttgatggtggAGAAGTTTTTGAGTATACATCTAAGTTGGGAATTAACAAACTCGATTTTAAACATGATGAGTTAAGGTTTTCTTCATCTTGCCCCTGGATGAATGTGGTTCTAGTTGGTGTTACTGAACCATCAAAGCTTTTGCTTTTTGGTCTTGATGATATGGGTAGGCTGCACGTCGGTAGGAAAATATTATGCAGCAATTGCAGCAGTTTCTCATTTTACTCTAATTTATCTGACAATGTAATCACACATTTGATCCTTGCAACAAAACAAGATTTGCTCTTTATTGTTGACATTGGTGATAtattgcatggagaacttgaattAACATGTGAAAACTTTATCCATGTTGGTAACAAACGAAGGGAAGAGGAGAatattaacttcataaatatttggGAAAGAGGGGCCAAAATTGTTGGTGTTTTGCATGGAGATGAAGCTGCTGTTATATTGCAAACAAATCGTGGAAATCTGGAGTGCATCTATCCAAGAAAATTGGTGCTAGCCTCAATTGTCAATGCTTTGAACCAAAGACGCTTTAGGGATGCACTTCTTATGGTTAGGCGGCACAGGATTGATTTTAATGTGATTGTTGATTATTGTGGGTTGCAAGTGTTTATTCAATTAGCTTCCGAGTTTGTCAAGCAGGTAAAAAATTTGAGTTACATAACTGACTTTGTTTGTGCtattaaacatgaaaatgtgACGGAGAAACTTTACAAAATGTTTCTCTCTCCACCTAGCTGCAAGGAGCAAAAGGATCTGTTAACTAATGATTTCAAGGGTTCTGATGCTAGTTTAGATGCAAATAACAAGGTCTCATTGGTGCTTCTGGCCATAAGAAGGGCACTTGATGAACAAGTACCTGAAAGTCCTGCAAGGGAGCTCTGTATTTTGACCACTCTGGCTCGTAGTGATCCCCCTGCTCTTGAAGAGGCTTTGGAGAGGGTAAAAGTAATCCGGGAGATGGAGTTATCAGGTTCTGACGACCCAAGACAAGTAAATTGCCCTTCTGCTGAAGAAGCTCTAAAACATCTACTGTGGTTATCAGATCCAGAGGCTGTCTTTGAAGCTGCTTTAGGTCTTTATGATTTGAACCTTGCAGCTATTGTGGCTCTGAACTCTCAGCGGGACCCTAAGGAATTTCTTCCCTTTCTCCAGGAATTGGAACGTATGCCTGATCTCTTGATGCGCTATAATATTGACCTTAGGCTGCACAGGTTTGAGAAGGCTCTCAAACACATTGTATCCGCAGGTGACAGCCATTTCTTTGATTGCATGAACCTTATGAAGAAAAACCCTCAACTTTTTCCTCTAGGACTTCAGCTGATAACTGATAATACAAAAAGAGGGCAAGTACTTGAGGCTTGGGGAGATCATCTTAGTGATGAAAAATGCTTTGAAGATGCTGCTGCCACTTACTTGTGTTGCACCAATTTGCAAAAGGCTTTGAAGGCATATCGTGAATGTGGTAATTGGAGTGGCATGCTGACAGTAGCCGGGCTTATGAAGCTAGAAAAGAATGAGGTTTTGCAACTGGCTCATGAGCTTTCTGAAGAACTCCAAGCCCTTGGTAAACCTGGAGAAGCTGCCAAGATTGCTTTGGAGTACTGTGGGGCTATTAATGGTGGGATTAATTTGCTCATCAGTGCAAGGGATTGGGAAGAGGCTTTGAGGGTTGCTTTTTTGCATAGTAGAGAGGATTTAGTCTCAGTAGTGAAAAGCGCAGCACTTGAATGTGCGAGCAGCCTAATAGATGAATATAAAGAAGGGCTTGAAAAAGTGGGGAAATATTTGGCTCGCTATTTAGCTGTTCGACAGAGAAGGTTGCTGCTTGCAGCAAAGCTGCAATCGGAGGAAAGGTCGATAAATGATCTTGATGATGATACTGCTTCAGAAGCTAGTAGTACATTCAGTGGAATGAGTGTCTACACAAAAGG CACAAGAAAAAGCTTTGCTGCTTCAACTGCCTCAACCACAGCTAGCGGGGCAAGAGATACCAGACGTCAGCGAAGTAGAGGAAAAATTCGTCCTGGAAG CCCGGGCGAGGAGATGGCTCTTGTGGAACATTTGAAAGGCATGTCCCTAACAGCTGGAGCAAAGCAGGAACTGAAGTCCTTGCTGGTTTCTCTTGTAATGCTTGGCGAGGAAGAAACTGCACGGAAAGTGCAACATGTGGGAGAGAACTTTCAACTTTCTCACCTGGCTGCAGTCAGACTAGCTGAAGATACATTGTCTGATGATACCATAAATGAGCATGGACATACTTTGGAGCGTTATCTCCAGAAAGTAAAGACGGAACTTAAGGATTCAGATGCTTTTTCATGGCGCTGTCGAGTATTCTTTTCTCCTTGA
- the LOC108461338 gene encoding methionine--tRNA ligase, chloroplastic/mitochondrial gives MAVARMNMNCSIQSSLSCILKPSYFFNFKTTQFKNRLYFPQNHLISSKRSLLCTCSGNFQASEKAEPFVITTPLYYVNAPPHMGSAYSTIAADAIARFQRLLGKRVILITGTDEHGEKIATAASARGSSPREHCDVISQAYKMLWKDLDIAYDKFIRTTDPKHEAIVEEFYSRVLAKDDIYRADYEGLYCVNCEEYKDEKELLENNCCPTHLKPCVPRKEDNYFFALSKYQKPLEEILEQNPDFVQPSYRLNEVQGWIKNGLRDFSISRAAVEWGIPVPNDNKQTIYVWFDALLGYITALLEDKEQISLQSAVSSGWPASLHLIGKDILRFHAVYWPAMLMSAGLSLPKMVFGHGFLTKDGMKMGKSLGNTIEPNELVSKFGADAVRYFFLREVEFGSDGDYSEERFVNIVNAHLANTIGNLLNRTLGLLKKNCQSTLVVDSSIAAEGKDFKDTVEELVEKARINYENLSLSSACEAVLEIGNAGNLYMDKHQPWSLFKQGGAASEAAAKDLVVILEAMRIIAIALSPVAPSLCRQIYAQLGYSEDQFDNINWSKTKWGGLKGGQVMAQPKPVFARIEQIKENENGAETEPQKVVKKKEKKQKVQGVIEA, from the exons ATGGCAGTAGCTAGGATGAACATGAACTGTTCGATACAAAGCAGCCTTTCTTGTATATTAAAACCATCCTATTTTTTCAATTTCAAGACTACCCAATTCAAAAATCGTCTTTACTTCCCTCAAAATCACTTGATTTCTTCAAAAAGATCATTGCTTTGTACTTGTTCAGGCAATTTCCAAGCTAGTGAAAAGGCTGAACCTTTTGTTATTACAACTCCTCTTTATTATGTCAATGCCCCTCCTCATATGGGTAGTGCTTACAGTACTATTGCTGCTGATGCCATTGCCAGGTTTCAG AGGCTTTTGGGAAAGAGAGTCATATTAATAACTGGGACGGATGAGCACGGGGAGAAGATAGCTACAGCAGCATCTGCTCGTGGCTCCAGTCCGAGAGAGCATTGTGATGTTATATCACAAGCTTATAAAATGCTGTGGAAAGAT TTAGATATAGCTTATGACAAATTCATTCGTACAACTGATCCAAAACATGAAGCAATCGTTGAGGAATTTTATTCTAGAGTTCTTGCTAAAGATGACATTTACCGAGCCGACTATGAGGGACTGTACTGTGTCAATTGCGAGGAGTATAAG GATGAGAAAGAGCTGCTCGAAAATAATTGTTGTCCTACGCACCTAAAGCCATGTGTTCCTCGCAAAGAGGATAATTATTTCTTTGCATTGTCGAAATACCAAAAACCATTAGAAGAAATTTTGGAACAAAATCCAGATTTTGTTCAGCCTTCTTACCGTTTGAACGAG GTCCAAGGTTGGATAAAAAATGGCTTAAGAGATTTTTCGATTTCCCGTGCAGCTGTGGAATGGGGTATTCCGGTTCCCAATGACAATAAGCAAACTATATACGTTTGGTTTGATGCACTTCTCGG CTATATAACGGCTCTGTTGGAGGATAAGGAGCAAATAAGTTTACAAAGTGCTGTTTCTTCGGGTTGGCCTGCCTCATTGCACTTGATTGGAAAG GATATTTTACGTTTTCATGCTGTTTACTGGCCGGCTATGCTAATGTCTGCTGGATTGAGTCTCCCGAAGATGGTGTTTGGCCATGGTTTCTTGACGAAG GATGGCATGAAGATGGGGAAGTCATTAGGGAATACAATCGAACCAAATGAATTGGTTAGTAAATTTGGAGCTGATGCAGTCCGGTACTTCTTCCTAAGGGAGGTAGAATTTGGAAGTGATGGAGATTATTCTGAAGAGCGTTTTGTTAATATTGTCAATGCACATCTTGCCAACACAATAG GAAATCTTCTCAACCGTACTCTTGGACTTCTTAAGAAGAACTGCCAGTCAACTTTAGTAGTTGATTCATCTATCGCAGCTGAAGGAAAGGATTTTAAGGATACCGTTGAGGAGCTG GTTGAAAAAGCTCGTATCAATTATGAAAATCTGTCCCTATCATCTGCTTGTGAAGCCGTGCTAGAGATCGGCAATGCTGGAAACTTGTACATGGATAAGCATCAACCTTGGTCTCTTTTTAAGCAAGGCGGTGCTGCTTCCGAAGCTGCAGCAAAG GATCTTGTGGTCATACTCGAAGCAATGAGGATTATAGCGATCGCTCTATCACCGGTCGCACCTAGCTTATGTAGGCAGATATATGCACAGCTTGGCTACTCCGAGGACCAGTTCGATAACATAAACTGG AGCAAAACAAAGTGGGGTGGACTAAAAGGTGGTCAAGTGATGGCACAACCTAAGCCAGTGTTtgcaagaattgaacaaataaaggaaaatgaaaatGGGGCTGAAACAGAGCCTCAAAAggttgtgaaaaagaaagagaaaaagcaaaaAGTTCAAGGGGTGATAGAAGCCTAG
- the LOC108464561 gene encoding UDP-glucuronic acid decarboxylase 6-like, with protein sequence MSSNGTDNSTSKKPPSPSPLRFSKFFQSNMRILVTGGAGFIGSHLVDKLMENEKNEVIVVDNYFTGTKDNLKKWIGHPRFELIRHDVTEPLLIEVDQIYHLACPASPIFYKYNPVKTIKTNVIGTLNMLGLAKRVGARILLTSTSEVYGDPLEHPQTESYWGNVNPIGVRSCYDEGKRVAETLMFDYHRQHGIEIRIARIFNTYGPRMNIDDGRVVSNFIAQALRNEPLTVQLPGTQTRSFCYVSDMVDGLIRLMEGENTGPINIGNPGEFTMLELAESVKELINPEVKISMVENTPDDPRQRKPDITKAKEVLGWEPKVKLRDGLPLMEEDFRLRLGVPKKN encoded by the exons atgtcGTCAAATGGAACTGACAACTCAACTTCTAAGAAGCCTCCAAGTCCTTCTCCTTTGAGATTTTCCAAGTTTTTTCAG TCCAACATGAGAATTCTTGTTACTGGTGGAGCTGGATTCATTGGCTCCCATTTAGTGGATAAATTGATGGAGAATGAAAAGAATGAG GTTATTGTCGTCGATAACTACTTTACCGGCACAAAGGACAATCTCAAGAAATGGATCGGACATCCGAGATTTGAGCTCATTCGTCATG ATGTCACTGAGCCGTTGCTCATTGAGGTTGATCAGATCTACCATCTTGCTTGCCCGGCTTCGCCAATCTTTTACAAATACAATCCTGTTAAG ACAATAAAGACGAATGTGATCGGTACATTGAACATGTTGGGTCTGGCAAAGCGTGTCGGAGCAAG GATTTTACTTACCTCAACTTCAGAGGTTTATGGAGATCCCTTGGAACATCCCCAGACCGAGAGCTATTGGGGAAATGTTAACCCTATCG GAGTTCGAAGCTGCTACGATGAGGGAAAACGAGTGGCTGAAACTTTGATGTTTGATTACCATAGGCAGCATGGCATAG AGATTCGAATTGCTCGGATCTTCAACACTTATGGACCACGCATGAACATTGATGATGGTCGTGTTGTTAGCAATTTCATAGCTCAAGCACTCCG CAATGAGCCTTTGACTGTTCAATTACCTGGAACACAGACAAGGAGTTTCTGTTATGTTTCGGACATG GTTGACGGCTTAATCCGACTTATGGAAGGAGAGAACACCGGACCAATCAATATCGGGAATCCAGGTGAATTCACCATGCTCGAGCTTGCAGAATCCGTGAAGGAG CTTATCAATCCTGAGGTGAAGATATCGATGGTGGAAAACACTCCTGATGATCCCCGACAAAGGAAGCCGGACATAACCAAAGCAAAAGAGGTGCTCGGATGGGAACCAAAGGTGAAGTTGCGTGACGGACTTCCACTTATGGAGGAGGATTTCCGACTGAGGCTCGGGGTTCCAAAGAAGAACTGA